The following coding sequences lie in one Phalacrocorax aristotelis chromosome 2, bGulAri2.1, whole genome shotgun sequence genomic window:
- the RPSA gene encoding small ribosomal subunit protein uS2, with amino-acid sequence MSGGLDVLQMKEEDVLKFLAAGTHLGGTNLDFQMEQYIYKRKSDGIYIINLKRTWEKLLLAARAIVAIENPADVSVISSRNTGQRAVLKFAAATGATPIAGRFTPGTFTNQIQAAFREPRLLVVTDPRADHQPLTEASYVNIPTIALCNTDSPLRYVDIAIPCNNKGAHSVGLMWWMLAREVLRMRGTISREHPWEVMPDLYFYRDPEEIEKEEQAAAEKAVTKEEFQTEWTAPAPEFTAPPQPEVADWSEGVQVPSVPIQQFPTEDWSAQPATEDWSAAPTAQATEWVGTATEWS; translated from the exons ATGTCCGGAGGTCTCGATGTCCTGCAGATGAAGGAGGAGGATGTCCTCAAGTTCCTCGCTGCCGGGACCCACCTGGGAGGCACCAACCTTGACTTCCAAATGGAGCAGTACATCTACAAAAGGAAAAGCGATG GTATTTACATCATCAATTTGAAGAGGACTTGGGAAAAGCTCCTCCTGGCAGCCCGTGCCATTGTTGCCATTGAGAACCCAGCTGATGTGAGCGTCATTTCGTCTAGAAATACTGGACAG CGTGCTGTTCTGAagtttgctgctgctactgGGGCAACTCCTATTGCTGGACGTTTCACTCCTGGTACCTTCACAAACCAGATCCAAGCAGCTTTCCGTGAGCCGCGGCTCCTGGTTGTTACAGACCCCCGGGCTGATCATCAGCCCCTGACAGAGGCCTCTTATGTCAACATCCCCACCATTGCACTGTGCAACACCGACTCCCCGCTGCGCTATGTGGATATTGCTATTCCCTGCAACAATAAG GGAGCCCATTCAGTGGGTCTGATGTGGTGGATGCTGGCTCGGGAGGTCCTGCGCATGCGTGGCACCATCTCCCGCGAGCACCCATGGGAAGTCATGCCTGACTTGTACTTCTACAGGGATCCCGAGGAG ATTGAAAaggaggagcaggctgctgctgagaagGCCGTTACGAAGGAGGAGTTCCAGACTGAATGGACGGCCCCAGCTCCTGAATTCACTGCTCCTCCTCAGCCCGAGGTTGCAGATTGGTCTGAGGGAGTGCAGGTCCCGTCTGTGCCCATCCAGCAGTTCCCCACAG AGGACTGGAGCGCCCAGCCTGCCACCGAGGACTGGTCAGCTGCTCCCACAGCCCAGGCTACCGAGTGGGTTGGCACCGCCACGGAGTGGTCTTAA
- the SLC25A38 gene encoding mitochondrial glycine transporter isoform X3, whose protein sequence is MHPVLKAFVCGSISGTCSTLLFQPLDLLKTRLQTLQPAVNGSSRAGMVTLLFRVVRTESLLGLWKGVSPSFARCIPGVGIYFSTLYMMKQKFLVDRSPTALESVFLGATARAVSGICMLPVTVVKTRYESGRFGYGSVYGALKNIYQTEGARGMFSGLTATLLRDAPFSGIYLMFYTQTKNFTPQDQLDPVLMPLLNFGCGIFAGILASLATQPADVIKTHMQLSPQKYRRTSQAIAFIYKDFGLVGFFRGGVPRALRRTLMAAMAWTVYEQMMEKMGLKS, encoded by the exons atGCATCCAGTCCTAAAGGCCTTCGTGTGTGGCTCCATCAGTGGGACTTGCTCCACACTCCTCTTCCAACCCCTTGACCTGCTGAAAACCCGCCTGCAAACTCTGCAGCCTGCTGTGAATGG GTCCAGTCGTGCTGGGATGGTAACGCTGCTCTTCAGGGTTGTTCGTACTGAGAGTCTTCTGGGGCTCTGGAAAGGTGTCTCTCCA tCCTTTGCAAGATGCATTCCTGGGGTTGGGATTTACTTCAGCACTTTGTACATGATGAAGCAAAAGTTTCTGGTAGACCGTTCACCCACAGCCCtggagtctgtctttctgggTGCCACCGCACGTGCAGTATCTGGGATTTGTATGTTGCCAGTGACTGTAGTGAAGACCCGATATGAG AGTGGAAGATTTGGCTATGGGAGTGTATATGGAGCTCTAAAGAATATCTATCAGACAGAAGGGGCTCGTGGCATGTTCAGCGGGCTCACTGCAACGCTGCTGCGGGATGCGCCCTTCTCTGGCATCTACCTGATGTTCTACACACAGACCAAAAACTTCACACCTCAGG ACCAGCTGGATCCAGTGCTCATGCCCTTGCTCAATTTTGGCTGTGGGATCTTTGCGGGAATCTTGGCCTCACTGGCAACACAGCCTGCTGATGTCATCAAAACACACATGCAGCTGTCCCCGCAAAAGTACCGCCGGACAAGCCAGGCCATTGCCTTCATCTACAAG GACTTTGGGTTGGTCGGCTTTTTCCGAGGTGGTGTGCCCCGTGCCCTCAGGCGGACTCTGATGGCAGCGATGGCATGGACAGTGTATGAACAGATGATGGAAAAAATGGGCTTGAAATCTTGA
- the SLC25A38 gene encoding mitochondrial glycine transporter isoform X1 yields MPGSAGAVKTHSRVLTRAENRSALFRHLAPSMLWKPSAPLLWAQDAEDQVETTVMHPVLKAFVCGSISGTCSTLLFQPLDLLKTRLQTLQPAVNGSSRAGMVTLLFRVVRTESLLGLWKGVSPSFARCIPGVGIYFSTLYMMKQKFLVDRSPTALESVFLGATARAVSGICMLPVTVVKTRYESGRFGYGSVYGALKNIYQTEGARGMFSGLTATLLRDAPFSGIYLMFYTQTKNFTPQDQLDPVLMPLLNFGCGIFAGILASLATQPADVIKTHMQLSPQKYRRTSQAIAFIYKDFGLVGFFRGGVPRALRRTLMAAMAWTVYEQMMEKMGLKS; encoded by the exons ATGCCTGGCTCTGCGGGTGCAGTGAAGACGCACAGCCGAGTGCTGACGCGGGCCGAAAACAGAAGTGCCTTATTTCGTCACCTGGCTCCTTCCATGCTCTGGAAACCCAGCGCTCCTCTGCTCTGGGCCCAGGATGCGGAAGACCAAGTGGAAACAACAGTG atGCATCCAGTCCTAAAGGCCTTCGTGTGTGGCTCCATCAGTGGGACTTGCTCCACACTCCTCTTCCAACCCCTTGACCTGCTGAAAACCCGCCTGCAAACTCTGCAGCCTGCTGTGAATGG GTCCAGTCGTGCTGGGATGGTAACGCTGCTCTTCAGGGTTGTTCGTACTGAGAGTCTTCTGGGGCTCTGGAAAGGTGTCTCTCCA tCCTTTGCAAGATGCATTCCTGGGGTTGGGATTTACTTCAGCACTTTGTACATGATGAAGCAAAAGTTTCTGGTAGACCGTTCACCCACAGCCCtggagtctgtctttctgggTGCCACCGCACGTGCAGTATCTGGGATTTGTATGTTGCCAGTGACTGTAGTGAAGACCCGATATGAG AGTGGAAGATTTGGCTATGGGAGTGTATATGGAGCTCTAAAGAATATCTATCAGACAGAAGGGGCTCGTGGCATGTTCAGCGGGCTCACTGCAACGCTGCTGCGGGATGCGCCCTTCTCTGGCATCTACCTGATGTTCTACACACAGACCAAAAACTTCACACCTCAGG ACCAGCTGGATCCAGTGCTCATGCCCTTGCTCAATTTTGGCTGTGGGATCTTTGCGGGAATCTTGGCCTCACTGGCAACACAGCCTGCTGATGTCATCAAAACACACATGCAGCTGTCCCCGCAAAAGTACCGCCGGACAAGCCAGGCCATTGCCTTCATCTACAAG GACTTTGGGTTGGTCGGCTTTTTCCGAGGTGGTGTGCCCCGTGCCCTCAGGCGGACTCTGATGGCAGCGATGGCATGGACAGTGTATGAACAGATGATGGAAAAAATGGGCTTGAAATCTTGA
- the SLC25A38 gene encoding mitochondrial glycine transporter isoform X2, whose product MPGREAEMHPVLKAFVCGSISGTCSTLLFQPLDLLKTRLQTLQPAVNGSSRAGMVTLLFRVVRTESLLGLWKGVSPSFARCIPGVGIYFSTLYMMKQKFLVDRSPTALESVFLGATARAVSGICMLPVTVVKTRYESGRFGYGSVYGALKNIYQTEGARGMFSGLTATLLRDAPFSGIYLMFYTQTKNFTPQDQLDPVLMPLLNFGCGIFAGILASLATQPADVIKTHMQLSPQKYRRTSQAIAFIYKDFGLVGFFRGGVPRALRRTLMAAMAWTVYEQMMEKMGLKS is encoded by the exons ATGCCGGGGCGAGAGGCAGAG atGCATCCAGTCCTAAAGGCCTTCGTGTGTGGCTCCATCAGTGGGACTTGCTCCACACTCCTCTTCCAACCCCTTGACCTGCTGAAAACCCGCCTGCAAACTCTGCAGCCTGCTGTGAATGG GTCCAGTCGTGCTGGGATGGTAACGCTGCTCTTCAGGGTTGTTCGTACTGAGAGTCTTCTGGGGCTCTGGAAAGGTGTCTCTCCA tCCTTTGCAAGATGCATTCCTGGGGTTGGGATTTACTTCAGCACTTTGTACATGATGAAGCAAAAGTTTCTGGTAGACCGTTCACCCACAGCCCtggagtctgtctttctgggTGCCACCGCACGTGCAGTATCTGGGATTTGTATGTTGCCAGTGACTGTAGTGAAGACCCGATATGAG AGTGGAAGATTTGGCTATGGGAGTGTATATGGAGCTCTAAAGAATATCTATCAGACAGAAGGGGCTCGTGGCATGTTCAGCGGGCTCACTGCAACGCTGCTGCGGGATGCGCCCTTCTCTGGCATCTACCTGATGTTCTACACACAGACCAAAAACTTCACACCTCAGG ACCAGCTGGATCCAGTGCTCATGCCCTTGCTCAATTTTGGCTGTGGGATCTTTGCGGGAATCTTGGCCTCACTGGCAACACAGCCTGCTGATGTCATCAAAACACACATGCAGCTGTCCCCGCAAAAGTACCGCCGGACAAGCCAGGCCATTGCCTTCATCTACAAG GACTTTGGGTTGGTCGGCTTTTTCCGAGGTGGTGTGCCCCGTGCCCTCAGGCGGACTCTGATGGCAGCGATGGCATGGACAGTGTATGAACAGATGATGGAAAAAATGGGCTTGAAATCTTGA